The following are from one region of the Pseudomonas putida genome:
- a CDS encoding aldehyde dehydrogenase family protein — protein sequence MVAGLLERLGVAAEAYTQGDYPVHTPIDGSQIASVKLLGKAETIARIDQAQSAFEAWRSVPAPRRGELVRLFGEVLREHKADLGELVSIEAGKITQEGLGEVQEMIDICDFAVGLSRQLYGLTIASERPGHHMRETWHPLGVVGVISAFNFPVAVWAWNTALALVAGNSVVWKPSEKTPLTALACQALFEKALKAFGDAPAGLAQLVIGGREAGEAMVDDPRVPLVSATGSTRMGREVGPRVAARFGRSILELGGNNAMILAPSADLDLAVRGILFSAVGTAGQRCTTLRRLIVHRSIKDEVVARVKAAYGKVRIGDPRKDNLVGPLIDKQSFDAMQGALAKARDEGGQVFGGERQLADQYPNAYYVSPAIAEMPAQSDVVRHETFAPILYVLAYDDFEEALRLNNEVPQGLSSCIFTTDIREAERFQSASGSDCGIANVNIGTSGAEIGGAFGGEKETGGGRESGSDAWKGYMRRQTNTVNYSRELPLAQGIVFD from the coding sequence ATGGTTGCTGGATTGCTCGAGCGCCTTGGCGTTGCCGCCGAGGCTTACACCCAGGGCGACTACCCTGTTCACACGCCGATCGACGGCAGCCAGATCGCCTCGGTGAAACTGCTCGGCAAGGCCGAGACCATCGCCCGCATCGATCAGGCCCAAAGCGCCTTCGAAGCCTGGCGCAGCGTACCGGCCCCACGTCGTGGCGAGCTGGTGCGTCTGTTCGGTGAAGTGCTGCGTGAGCACAAGGCCGACCTCGGCGAGCTGGTATCGATCGAAGCCGGCAAGATTACCCAGGAAGGCCTGGGCGAAGTGCAGGAAATGATCGACATCTGTGACTTCGCCGTTGGTCTGTCGCGCCAGCTGTACGGCCTGACCATCGCTTCCGAACGCCCTGGCCACCACATGCGTGAAACCTGGCACCCGCTTGGCGTGGTCGGTGTGATCAGCGCCTTCAACTTCCCGGTTGCCGTCTGGGCCTGGAACACCGCCCTGGCCCTGGTCGCCGGTAACTCGGTAGTGTGGAAACCGTCCGAGAAGACCCCGCTGACTGCCCTGGCCTGCCAGGCGCTGTTCGAAAAAGCCCTGAAAGCCTTCGGCGATGCCCCGGCTGGCCTGGCACAACTGGTGATCGGCGGCCGTGAAGCCGGCGAAGCCATGGTCGACGACCCGCGCGTACCGCTGGTCAGCGCCACCGGCAGCACCCGCATGGGGCGCGAAGTCGGCCCGCGTGTGGCTGCCCGCTTCGGCCGCAGCATCCTCGAGCTGGGCGGCAACAACGCCATGATCCTGGCCCCGAGCGCCGATCTCGACCTGGCCGTGCGTGGCATCCTGTTCTCCGCCGTCGGCACCGCCGGCCAGCGTTGCACCACCCTGCGCCGCCTGATCGTGCACCGTTCGATCAAGGACGAAGTGGTGGCCCGCGTCAAAGCTGCCTACGGCAAGGTGCGCATCGGCGACCCACGCAAGGACAACCTGGTGGGCCCGCTGATCGACAAGCAGTCGTTCGACGCCATGCAGGGCGCGCTGGCCAAGGCCCGCGACGAAGGTGGCCAAGTGTTTGGTGGCGAGCGTCAGCTGGCCGACCAGTATCCGAATGCCTACTACGTGTCGCCTGCCATTGCCGAAATGCCGGCCCAGAGCGACGTGGTGCGCCACGAAACCTTCGCTCCGATTCTGTACGTGCTGGCTTACGACGACTTCGAAGAGGCCCTGCGCCTGAACAACGAAGTGCCACAAGGCCTGTCGTCGTGCATTTTCACTACCGACATCCGTGAAGCCGAGCGCTTCCAGAGCGCCTCGGGCAGCGACTGCGGCATCGCCAACGTCAACATCGGTACCAGCGGCGCCGAGATCGGCGGTGCGTTCGGCGGCGAGAAGGAAACTGGCGGTGGTCGTGAGTCTGGTTCGGATGCCTGGAAAGGCTACATGCGTCGCCAGACCAACACCGTGAACTACTCGCGCGAGCTGCCGCTGGCGCAGGGTATCGTGTTCGACTGA
- a CDS encoding LysR family transcriptional regulator yields MSKRLVPSMTALQCFEAAARHLSFTRAAEELHLTQSAVSKQVAQLEDMLRHHLFLRIRRRLQLTPAGSLYLAEVNKILTQVDMSSRYVLTYGEQTEILKVATQPSFGVRWLIPHLKGFGKRYSNIHLDIRNEMEPFALLQGSADVVFFYGQGTWPGATCVELFGEEVVPVCAPELLAGRELEGAEALAGLVLLQSTSRPEAWHEWFLELGLQSVSAYHGPRFDTFYMALSAAQAGCGVALVPRYLAAKELAEGSLVVPWNHAMRSAGAHYLAYAEHAAEVPKVRALVEWIREQLQA; encoded by the coding sequence ATGTCCAAACGCCTGGTGCCCTCCATGACCGCCCTGCAGTGCTTTGAAGCTGCAGCCCGCCATTTGAGCTTTACCCGTGCCGCCGAAGAGCTGCACCTGACCCAGAGTGCCGTCAGCAAGCAGGTGGCGCAGCTTGAAGACATGTTGCGCCACCACCTGTTCCTGCGTATCCGCCGCCGCCTGCAGCTGACACCGGCGGGCAGCCTGTACCTGGCCGAGGTCAACAAGATCCTCACGCAGGTGGATATGTCCAGCCGCTACGTGCTTACCTACGGCGAGCAGACCGAGATACTTAAGGTAGCCACTCAACCGAGTTTTGGCGTGCGCTGGTTGATCCCGCACCTCAAGGGCTTTGGCAAGCGCTACAGCAATATCCACCTGGACATCCGCAACGAGATGGAGCCGTTCGCCCTGCTGCAGGGCTCGGCAGACGTGGTGTTCTTCTATGGCCAGGGCACGTGGCCGGGGGCCACCTGCGTGGAACTGTTCGGTGAAGAGGTGGTGCCGGTGTGTGCGCCGGAATTGCTGGCCGGGCGGGAGCTGGAGGGTGCCGAGGCGTTGGCCGGGCTGGTGCTGTTACAGAGCACCTCGCGCCCGGAGGCCTGGCACGAGTGGTTCCTGGAATTGGGTTTGCAGAGCGTCAGCGCCTACCACGGGCCGCGCTTCGATACGTTCTATATGGCCTTGAGCGCGGCACAGGCCGGGTGCGGGGTGGCGCTGGTGCCGCGTTACCTGGCGGCGAAGGAATTGGCGGAGGGGAGTTTGGTGGTGCCGTGGAACCATGCGATGCGCAGTGCCGGGGCGCATTACCTGGCGTATGCCGAGCATGCGGCGGAGGTGCCCAAGGTAAGGGCGTTGGTGGAATGGATTCGGGAGCAGCTTCAGGCTTGA
- a CDS encoding VOC family protein, translating to MPAQDFVSPDSIRAQFSAAMSLMYKQEVPLYGTLLELVSEINQQVMDQQPEVAEALRWTGEIERLDQERHGAIRVGTAAELATIARLFAVMGMQPVGYYDLSSAGVPVHSTAFRAVHEQSLHVSPFRVFTSLLRLELIDNPQLRELAESILAKRQIFTARALELIDQCERDGGLNATDAEAFVQEALHTFRWHHDATVTAEQYQQLHDQHRLIADVVAFKGPHINHLTPRTLDIDAIQLGMPAKGIPPKAVVEGPPTRRHPILLRQTSFKALQEKVAFSGQQGSEGSHTARFGEIEQRGAALTPKGRQLYDKLLDATRAALGGAPAEANAERYMALLQDTFAEFPDDLAQMREQGLAYFRYFATEKGLAARDQDDRPTTLEGLIEAGHVHFEALVYEDFLPVSAAGIFQSNLGDDAQAEYGINANRDAFEAALGLQVQDELALYAQSERRSLQACAQALNLGSM from the coding sequence ATGCCCGCCCAAGATTTCGTCAGCCCCGACAGCATCCGCGCGCAGTTCTCTGCCGCCATGTCGCTCATGTACAAACAGGAAGTGCCCCTGTACGGCACGTTGCTGGAGCTGGTGAGCGAAATCAACCAGCAAGTCATGGACCAGCAACCCGAGGTTGCCGAGGCCCTGCGCTGGACCGGCGAGATCGAGCGCCTGGACCAGGAACGCCATGGTGCCATCCGCGTCGGCACCGCGGCAGAGCTGGCCACCATCGCCCGGCTGTTCGCGGTCATGGGCATGCAGCCGGTCGGCTACTACGACCTCAGCTCCGCCGGCGTGCCGGTGCATTCCACCGCCTTCCGTGCGGTGCATGAGCAGTCGCTGCACGTTAGCCCGTTCCGCGTATTCACTTCGCTGCTGCGCCTGGAGCTGATCGACAACCCGCAACTGCGCGAGCTGGCAGAGAGCATTCTGGCCAAGCGCCAGATTTTCACCGCCCGCGCCCTTGAACTGATCGACCAATGCGAGCGCGATGGTGGCCTGAATGCCACCGATGCCGAGGCGTTCGTGCAGGAAGCGCTGCACACCTTCCGCTGGCACCACGACGCCACCGTCACTGCCGAGCAGTACCAACAGTTGCACGACCAGCACCGCCTGATCGCCGATGTGGTGGCCTTCAAGGGCCCACACATCAACCACCTGACCCCACGCACCTTGGACATCGATGCGATCCAGCTCGGCATGCCGGCCAAGGGCATCCCGCCGAAGGCTGTGGTCGAAGGCCCGCCCACCCGCCGTCACCCGATCCTGCTGCGCCAGACCAGCTTCAAGGCCCTGCAGGAAAAGGTCGCGTTCAGCGGCCAGCAGGGCAGCGAAGGCAGCCACACCGCGCGCTTCGGCGAAATCGAGCAACGCGGCGCGGCGCTGACGCCGAAAGGTCGCCAGCTGTACGACAAGCTGCTCGACGCCACCCGCGCCGCCCTGGGTGGCGCCCCGGCCGAGGCCAATGCCGAACGCTACATGGCGTTGTTGCAAGACACCTTTGCCGAGTTCCCGGATGACCTGGCGCAGATGCGTGAGCAAGGGCTGGCCTACTTCCGCTACTTCGCCACCGAAAAAGGCCTGGCCGCGCGCGACCAGGATGACCGCCCGACCACACTGGAAGGGCTGATCGAGGCTGGCCATGTGCACTTCGAGGCGCTGGTGTACGAGGACTTCCTGCCAGTGAGCGCAGCGGGGATCTTCCAGTCCAACCTGGGTGACGATGCGCAGGCCGAGTATGGCATCAACGCCAACCGCGACGCGTTCGAAGCGGCGCTGGGGCTGCAGGTGCAGGATGAGCTGGCGCTGTATGCGCAGAGCGAGCGCCGGTCGCTGCAAGCCTGTGCACAGGCGTTGAACCTGGGCTCGATGTAA
- a CDS encoding LysR substrate-binding domain-containing protein: MSRQLPPLYALRAFEAAARLSSFTRAGEELSITQSAVSRHIRTLEEHFACRLFVRSGRSLQLTEAARVLLPGVREGFAALERACDTLRGEDDILRMKAPSTLTMRWLLARLSRFRHLQPGNEVQLTSAWMDVDHVDFNQEPFDCAVLLSDGVFPPDWEVRKLFPELLIPVGAPDLLDEQPWDERRLACIELLHPTVDKRDWREWLERMGLSDKVSLKGGQVFDTLELGMIAAARGYGISMGDLLMVAEDVAQGRLSLPWPTAVPSGMDYYLVWPRTRPGGERLRRLSDFLEEEVAAMDLPDVEILPPL; the protein is encoded by the coding sequence ATGTCCCGTCAGCTCCCCCCGCTGTATGCCTTGCGCGCATTCGAAGCCGCCGCACGGCTAAGCTCCTTCACCCGTGCCGGTGAAGAGCTGTCGATTACCCAGAGCGCGGTCAGCCGGCATATCCGCACACTGGAGGAGCACTTTGCCTGCCGCCTGTTCGTGCGCAGTGGCCGCAGCCTGCAACTGACCGAAGCGGCGCGGGTGCTGCTGCCTGGTGTACGCGAAGGCTTTGCTGCGCTGGAGCGGGCGTGCGATACCTTGCGCGGTGAGGATGACATCCTGCGGATGAAGGCCCCCTCGACCCTGACCATGCGCTGGTTGCTGGCGCGCCTGAGCCGCTTTCGCCATTTGCAGCCTGGCAATGAAGTGCAGCTGACCAGTGCCTGGATGGATGTTGACCATGTGGACTTCAACCAGGAACCTTTCGATTGCGCGGTGTTGCTCAGCGACGGGGTGTTTCCGCCAGACTGGGAAGTGCGCAAGTTGTTCCCGGAGTTGCTGATCCCAGTGGGTGCGCCTGACCTGCTCGACGAGCAACCCTGGGACGAGCGCCGGCTGGCCTGCATCGAATTGCTGCACCCCACGGTGGACAAGCGCGACTGGCGGGAATGGCTGGAGCGCATGGGCCTGAGTGACAAGGTTTCGCTCAAGGGCGGGCAGGTGTTCGACACCCTGGAGCTGGGCATGATTGCCGCGGCGCGTGGCTATGGCATTTCCATGGGCGATTTGCTGATGGTGGCCGAGGATGTGGCGCAGGGGCGCTTGAGCTTGCCTTGGCCGACGGCGGTGCCTAGCGGGATGGATTATTACCTGGTGTGGCCGCGCACTCGTCCGGGGGGCGAGCGGTTACGGCGGCTGAGCGATTTTCTGGAAGAAGAGGTGGCGGCGATGGATTTGCCGGATGTGGAAATCCTGCCGCCCCTCTGA
- a CDS encoding NorM family multidrug efflux MATE transporter: MHVAPTTELKALLRLAGPLIASQLAHMLMVLTDTLMMARISPQALAGGGLGAASYSFVSIFCLGVIAAVGTLVAIRKGANDIEGATRLAQGGLWLAWGLALFAALVLWNLEPVLLLFGQKPENVASAAEFLTLLPLALPGYLTFMALRGFTSALGRSTPVMVISLVGTVLNYLFNVALIEGMFGLPKLGLMGIGLVTAVVSMGMAIALALYIRWHPAYAAYPLRKGLSRPSLPALRELWRLGLPIGGTYMVEVGLFAFAALCMGVLGSTELAAHQIALQIVSTAFMVPTGLSYAVTMRVGLYYGAGNLLAARSAGRVGIGFGAMIMFAFAALFWLLPDALVGLFIDRDDPAFAAIFQLAVQLLMVAAWFELFDGMQTIAMGSIRGLKDAKTTFLIGLVCYWLVGAPSAWLFTFTLGGGAVGVWWGLALGLACAAVALTFGFEWRMKRLLGKAGLADGSPVSV; this comes from the coding sequence ATGCATGTCGCGCCCACCACAGAACTCAAGGCTTTGCTGCGCCTGGCCGGGCCGCTGATCGCCTCGCAGCTGGCGCACATGCTGATGGTGCTGACCGATACCCTGATGATGGCCCGCATCAGCCCGCAAGCCCTGGCCGGTGGCGGGCTGGGCGCGGCGAGCTACTCGTTCGTGTCGATCTTCTGCCTGGGCGTGATCGCGGCGGTCGGCACCTTGGTGGCGATCCGCAAGGGCGCCAACGACATCGAGGGCGCCACCCGCCTGGCGCAGGGCGGCTTGTGGCTGGCCTGGGGCCTGGCCCTGTTCGCTGCGCTGGTGCTGTGGAACCTGGAGCCGGTGCTGCTGCTGTTCGGGCAAAAGCCCGAGAACGTTGCCTCGGCCGCCGAATTCCTCACCCTGCTGCCACTGGCCCTGCCCGGCTACCTGACCTTCATGGCCTTGCGCGGCTTCACCAGCGCGCTGGGCCGCTCGACCCCGGTGATGGTCATCAGCCTGGTCGGCACGGTGCTCAACTACCTGTTCAACGTGGCGTTGATCGAAGGCATGTTCGGCCTGCCCAAGCTGGGCCTGATGGGCATCGGCCTGGTCACTGCAGTGGTGTCGATGGGCATGGCCATCGCCTTGGCGCTGTATATCCGCTGGCACCCGGCGTATGCCGCCTACCCGCTGCGCAAGGGCCTGTCACGCCCGTCGCTGCCGGCACTGCGCGAGCTGTGGCGGCTGGGCCTGCCGATTGGCGGTACCTATATGGTGGAAGTCGGCCTGTTCGCCTTCGCCGCGCTGTGCATGGGCGTACTGGGCAGTACCGAACTGGCGGCGCACCAGATCGCCCTGCAGATCGTCTCTACGGCGTTCATGGTGCCGACCGGGTTGTCGTATGCGGTGACCATGCGCGTGGGGTTGTACTACGGCGCCGGCAACCTGCTGGCGGCGCGCAGCGCCGGGCGGGTGGGCATCGGCTTCGGGGCGATGATCATGTTTGCCTTCGCCGCGCTGTTCTGGCTGCTGCCCGATGCGCTGGTGGGGTTGTTCATCGACCGTGACGACCCGGCGTTTGCGGCGATCTTCCAGCTGGCGGTGCAGTTGCTGATGGTGGCGGCGTGGTTCGAGCTGTTCGATGGCATGCAGACGATTGCCATGGGCTCGATCCGCGGGCTGAAGGATGCCAAGACCACCTTCCTGATCGGGCTGGTGTGCTACTGGCTGGTGGGGGCGCCGAGTGCCTGGCTGTTCACCTTTACCTTGGGCGGTGGTGCGGTTGGGGTATGGTGGGGGCTGGCGTTGGGGCTGGCGTGTGCGGCGGTGGCGCTGACCTTTGGCTTCGAGTGGCGGATGAAGCGGTTGTTGGGCAAGGCCGGTCTGGCAGACGGTTCACCAGTGTCTGTGTGA
- a CDS encoding bifunctional diguanylate cyclase/phosphodiesterase — translation MSTPVEPLRLLLLADEPEWAALLHACMPDLGGTAVLLTAPNWESVDSLFSQDRQAVVLATPALQPAPGRCELPTILLLDHEPQVAPSAVSDWLVRDRLDTDTLRRSLRHVRERGVLVATLQRLAEQDPLTGIANRQGFQALLTARLAENEGRGVALGHLDLDNFRHVNDALGHQSGDRLILQVVARLKQQLEAGDQLARLGSDEFALLIDTRRDANRAEWIAERIVEALAEPYWIDGESLLLGCSLGLAHARAQGGADPLMWHAHIAMRQAKGSQGCTFHVFNERINRNARSLADLESELRRALRRDELELHYQPRLNLADGRIVGLEALVRWRHAERGLLPPSEFVPLAEQSGLIVPLGYWVISRALRDMQALCERGLEPLHMAVNLSFRQFQDSQLLATLSRLILEHGVDARWLEFELTETAVMRRNELVRQTMDALGRLGVRFSLDDFGTGFSSFVHLNSLPITLLKVDRSFVAEMEMREENRKLVHAMINLAHNLNLEVVAEGVESEEQMALLRGFGCDQVQGFLVSKPLPVGELMEFLLDYSRPKLVSL, via the coding sequence TTGTCCACGCCTGTCGAACCGTTGCGTTTGCTGCTGTTGGCCGATGAGCCGGAATGGGCCGCCCTGTTGCACGCCTGCATGCCTGACCTGGGTGGCACTGCGGTGCTGCTGACTGCACCGAACTGGGAGTCGGTCGACAGCCTGTTCAGCCAGGATCGCCAGGCCGTCGTGCTGGCGACGCCAGCGCTGCAACCGGCGCCCGGACGCTGCGAGCTGCCGACTATCCTGCTGCTTGACCACGAGCCCCAGGTAGCGCCCAGTGCCGTTAGCGACTGGTTGGTGCGTGACCGCCTTGATACCGATACTTTGCGCCGTTCGCTGCGTCACGTGCGCGAGCGCGGCGTGCTGGTGGCCACCCTGCAGCGCCTGGCCGAGCAGGACCCGTTGACCGGTATCGCCAACCGCCAGGGCTTCCAGGCTCTGCTGACCGCGCGTCTGGCCGAGAACGAAGGCCGCGGCGTTGCCCTCGGCCATCTGGACCTGGACAACTTCCGCCACGTCAACGATGCCCTCGGTCACCAGAGCGGCGATCGGCTGATCCTGCAGGTGGTGGCACGCCTGAAACAGCAACTGGAGGCGGGCGACCAGCTGGCGCGCCTGGGTAGCGACGAGTTCGCCCTGCTGATCGACACCCGTCGCGACGCCAACCGTGCCGAATGGATTGCCGAGCGGATTGTCGAGGCGTTGGCCGAACCCTACTGGATCGACGGCGAAAGCCTGCTGCTGGGTTGCAGCCTGGGGCTGGCCCATGCCCGTGCCCAGGGTGGCGCCGACCCACTGATGTGGCACGCGCACATCGCCATGCGCCAGGCCAAGGGCAGCCAGGGTTGCACCTTCCATGTGTTCAACGAACGCATCAACCGCAACGCCCGCAGCCTGGCCGACCTGGAAAGCGAACTGCGCCGCGCCCTGCGTCGTGACGAGCTGGAGCTGCACTACCAACCGCGGTTGAACCTGGCGGACGGGCGTATCGTTGGCCTCGAAGCGCTGGTGCGCTGGCGGCATGCAGAGCGCGGCCTGTTGCCGCCCAGCGAGTTTGTGCCGCTGGCCGAGCAGAGCGGCCTGATCGTGCCGCTGGGCTACTGGGTGATTTCCCGTGCCCTGCGTGACATGCAGGCGCTGTGCGAGCGCGGGCTGGAGCCGCTGCACATGGCGGTCAACCTGAGCTTCCGCCAGTTTCAGGACAGCCAGCTGCTGGCAACCCTGAGCCGCCTGATTCTCGAGCATGGCGTGGATGCCCGCTGGCTGGAGTTCGAACTGACCGAAACGGCGGTGATGCGCCGTAACGAGCTGGTACGCCAGACCATGGACGCCCTGGGGCGCCTGGGGGTGCGCTTTTCGCTCGATGATTTCGGTACCGGCTTCTCTTCCTTCGTTCATCTCAACAGCCTGCCGATCACCTTGCTCAAGGTGGACCGCAGCTTTGTCGCGGAGATGGAAATGCGCGAGGAGAACCGCAAGCTGGTGCACGCCATGATCAATCTGGCGCACAACCTCAACCTCGAAGTGGTGGCCGAGGGAGTGGAGAGTGAGGAGCAGATGGCGTTGTTGCGCGGGTTTGGTTGTGACCAGGTGCAGGGGTTCCTGGTCAGCAAGCCGCTGCCGGTGGGGGAGTTGATGGAGTTCTTGCTGGATTACAGCAGGCCGAAGCTGGTTAGCCTGTGA
- the rep gene encoding DNA helicase Rep has translation MSRLNPRQQEARDYVGGPLLVLAGAGSGKTSVITRKIAHLIQNCGIRAQYIVAMTFTNKAAREMKERVATLLRPGEGRGLTVCTFHNLGLNIIRKEHERLGYKPGFSIFDESDIKALLSDIMQKEYSGDDGIDEIKNMIGAWKNDLILPAEALEKARNPREQTAAIVYTHYQRTLKAFNAVDFDDLILLPVKLFQEHPDVLERWQNRVRYLLVDEYQDTNASQYLLVKMLIGMRNQFTVVGDDDQSIYAWRGARPENLMLLKEDYPSLKVVMLEQNYRSTSRILRCANVLIANNPHAFEKQLWSEMGVGDEIRVIRCKNEEAEAERVAMEILTLHLRTNRPYSDFAILYRGNYQAKLIELKLQHHQVPYRLSGGNSFFGRQEVKDLMAYLRLLVNPDDDNAYLRVINVPRREIGSTTLEKLGNYATERGISMYAASEELGLGEHLDARYTERLQRFKHWLDGVRHKVALEDPIAALHEMIRDIDYENWIRQQTASDKAAEFRISNVWFLVEALKNTLEKDEEGDMTIEDAIGKLVLRDMLERQQEEEENAEGVQMMTLHASKGLEFPYVFIMGMEEEILPHRSSIEADTIEEERRLAYVGITRARQTLAFTFAAKRKQYGEIIDCTPSRFLDELPPDDLAWEGLDDAPVEVKAARGNNALADIRAMLKR, from the coding sequence ATGTCCCGACTCAATCCCCGGCAGCAGGAAGCCCGTGACTATGTCGGCGGCCCTCTTTTGGTGCTCGCCGGTGCAGGTTCGGGCAAGACCAGCGTGATCACGCGCAAGATTGCCCACCTCATCCAGAACTGCGGCATCCGCGCCCAGTACATCGTGGCGATGACCTTCACCAACAAGGCCGCCCGCGAGATGAAGGAACGGGTAGCGACCCTGCTGCGTCCGGGGGAAGGCCGTGGCCTTACGGTGTGCACCTTCCACAACCTGGGCCTGAACATCATTCGCAAGGAGCACGAGCGCCTGGGCTACAAGCCGGGTTTCTCGATCTTCGACGAGTCCGACATCAAGGCGTTGCTGTCGGACATCATGCAGAAGGAATACTCCGGCGACGACGGCATCGACGAGATCAAGAACATGATCGGTGCCTGGAAGAACGACCTGATCCTGCCCGCCGAGGCCCTGGAGAAAGCGCGCAACCCGCGTGAGCAGACCGCCGCCATCGTCTACACCCACTACCAGCGCACGCTCAAGGCGTTCAATGCGGTGGACTTCGACGACCTGATCCTGCTGCCGGTCAAGCTGTTCCAGGAGCACCCCGACGTGCTGGAGCGCTGGCAGAACCGCGTGCGCTACCTGCTGGTGGACGAGTACCAGGACACCAACGCCAGCCAGTATCTGCTGGTGAAGATGCTGATCGGCATGCGCAACCAGTTCACCGTGGTGGGCGACGACGACCAGTCGATCTATGCCTGGCGTGGCGCCCGGCCGGAAAACCTGATGCTGCTCAAGGAGGACTACCCCTCCCTGAAAGTGGTGATGCTGGAGCAGAACTACCGCTCGACCAGTCGCATTCTGCGCTGCGCCAACGTGCTGATCGCCAACAACCCGCACGCGTTCGAGAAGCAGCTGTGGAGCGAGATGGGCGTGGGCGACGAGATCCGCGTGATCCGCTGCAAGAACGAGGAAGCCGAGGCCGAACGCGTGGCCATGGAAATCCTCACCCTGCACCTGCGCACCAACCGCCCGTACAGCGACTTTGCCATCCTCTACCGCGGCAACTACCAGGCCAAACTGATCGAACTGAAGCTACAGCACCACCAGGTGCCGTATCGCCTGTCGGGCGGCAACAGCTTCTTCGGCCGCCAGGAGGTCAAGGACCTGATGGCCTACCTGCGCCTGCTGGTGAACCCGGACGATGACAACGCCTACCTGCGGGTGATCAACGTACCGCGCCGCGAAATCGGCTCCACCACCCTGGAAAAGCTTGGCAACTACGCCACCGAGCGCGGCATTTCGATGTACGCCGCCAGCGAGGAGCTGGGCCTGGGCGAGCATCTGGATGCCCGCTACACCGAGCGTTTGCAGCGCTTCAAGCATTGGCTGGACGGGGTGCGCCACAAGGTCGCCCTGGAAGACCCGATTGCCGCGCTGCACGAGATGATCCGCGATATCGACTACGAGAACTGGATCCGCCAGCAGACCGCCAGCGACAAGGCGGCCGAGTTCCGCATCAGCAACGTCTGGTTCCTGGTCGAAGCGCTGAAGAACACCCTCGAAAAGGATGAAGAGGGTGACATGACCATCGAAGACGCCATCGGCAAGCTGGTGCTGCGCGACATGCTTGAGCGCCAGCAGGAAGAGGAAGAGAACGCCGAAGGTGTGCAGATGATGACCCTGCATGCCTCCAAGGGCCTGGAGTTCCCCTACGTGTTCATCATGGGCATGGAAGAGGAAATCCTCCCGCACCGCTCCAGCATCGAGGCCGACACCATCGAAGAGGAACGCCGCCTGGCCTACGTGGGAATTACCCGCGCACGCCAGACCCTGGCCTTCACCTTCGCCGCCAAGCGCAAGCAGTACGGCGAAATCATCGACTGCACGCCCAGCCGTTTCCTCGACGAACTGCCGCCGGACGACCTGGCCTGGGAAGGCCTGGACGATGCACCGGTCGAGGTAAAGGCCGCACGGGGCAACAACGCCCTGGCCGATATCCGGGCAATGCTCAAACGCTGA
- a CDS encoding xanthine phosphoribosyltransferase, with protein MEALHQKIREEGIVLSDQVLKVDAFLNHQIDPALMQLIGDEFARLFADAGVTKIVTIEASGIAPAVMTGLKLGVPVIFARKHQSLTLTENLLTASVYSFTKQTENTVAISPRHLNSSDRVLVIDDFLANGKASQALISIIKQAGATVAGLGIVIEKSFQGGRAELDSQGYRVESLARVKSLEGGVVTFIE; from the coding sequence GTGGAAGCACTGCATCAGAAGATTCGCGAAGAAGGCATCGTGCTTTCCGATCAGGTTCTAAAAGTCGATGCGTTTCTCAACCACCAGATCGACCCTGCACTGATGCAGCTGATCGGTGACGAGTTCGCCCGTCTGTTCGCCGACGCGGGCGTGACCAAGATCGTCACTATCGAGGCTTCGGGCATCGCCCCGGCGGTGATGACCGGCCTGAAGCTGGGTGTGCCGGTGATCTTCGCCCGCAAGCACCAGTCGCTGACCTTGACCGAGAACCTGCTGACCGCTTCGGTGTATTCCTTTACCAAGCAGACCGAGAACACCGTTGCCATCTCGCCGCGCCACCTCAACAGCAGCGACCGCGTGCTGGTGATCGACGACTTCCTGGCCAACGGCAAGGCGTCGCAGGCACTGATTTCGATCATCAAGCAGGCCGGCGCCACCGTCGCCGGCCTGGGTATCGTGATCGAGAAGTCGTTCCAGGGCGGCCGTGCCGAGCTGGACAGCCAGGGCTACCGCGTTGAATCGCTGGCCCGGGTGAAGTCGCTGGAAGGTGGTGTGGTGACCTTCATCGAGTAA